Within the Mucilaginibacter sp. CSA2-8R genome, the region TGCTGGCGAGGTTTTCGGCCAGGGCATGGAACGAGGGGTCTGATCAAATTGCAGTGTTTGAAGAAACTACTGGCCAGCGCTTCACCAACGATATTAACGTATTGTTACTGGTAAGTGTAAATTACCATGCAGCATTCGGACTGCAACTGGTTGTGCATAACATTGATGTCAACTTTACCTTAGGCACACTCGAAAAGCAAAAGCAAGCTAACCTGGCCCGTTTAGTCGATGAAAATCCTGACCATGTGCGCCTGGCAGACGGCGAGTACGTAACTTTTAACCAAGAATTGCATTTGCACAGCGTTTTACAGCGTTTAGCAGTAATTTCTTCCAGTACATCTGCCGGGTACGAAGACTTTCAGCATACGTTGCAAAACAACAAACAGGGTTATGCATTCACTGTCGATGCATATTTTACAGTAGTGCAAGGGGAAAACAATGCCCGTTACATTGTTGAGCAACTTATAGCTATTTACCGATCCGGTATAAATTATGATGCAGTAATCATTATCCGTGGCGGAGGTGCACAAACTGATTTGCTCTTGTTTGAACAGTATGCCATCGGCAAAGCCATTGCCCGCTTTCCGATTCCGGTTATTACTGGCATTGGTCACCAAAAAAATCAAACCGTTGCCGATTTAATGGCGCATACAGCCTTAAAAACACCAACGCAGGCAGCAGAGTTTATTATCGCACGTAACCGCGACTTTGCCGACTACATCAGCCTATTGCAAAATAGTATTGCCGTTAGGGCACAGCAACACGTATCTGCTTGCCAGCAAGAGGTCTATGTAATGCATCAAACGTTGCGGCAGGCAGCATACGCAAGCTTAAATACCGCTAACAATAAATTGCAGCGAAGGGGTAACGAACTTGCGCACATCGGCCAGATTAAATGTTTAGAAGAAAAGCTGCACTTAACTCACTTGTCTGACAGGTTTGCCAAACTACCAGATCAATTGTTATTTGAACGACAATGTGAGCTTGATACGCTGAATGCAAAATTGGGAAGTAACGTTTTTTCAAACCTCATTAACCATCGTCAGAGGTTAGAAATGCACGCGCTGGTGCTGCGACTACTATCGCCCGATAGTATCTTACGTAAAGGCTTTGCTATATTGAAGCTTAAAGATGATGTCATTGATCGTAGTAAAGCCATTAAAATTGGCGATGAAGTGCAAATCACCACCGCCGATGAACGTTTGACAGCAAATATAACCAACATAACAAAACATGACAGAGGATAAATTAACCTATGAGGCAGCCGCGGCCGAGCTCGCCGAAATAACAAAAGAGATGGAAGAGGACACGATAACGGTTGATGCGCTGTCGGCAAAAGTTAGACGGGGAGCCTACTTGGTTAACTGGTGTAAAGCTCGCTTAAAAAGTACTGAGGATGATATAAAAAGTATTTTGGGTGATTTAGAAAATCCTGTCGAATAGTTTCAAAACCTCAATTTGGCATCATAACAAGCATTAATGCGTCGATTAAAAAGATGTCTCAAAAGGGTAAGCAGCGGCTTAAATAAATTAGATAGTTGATGAAATTAAATAATTATGGAAAAAAGTAAGCGCTTTAGGTATGTAGCACTATTATAGCCGTAACAAATCGTGTTTTGAGCACGTAAAGGCGGTTTTATATCTATTGCTCAAAATTTATGTCTTTTCAGGATACGCCGCTTAACGAATCTTTGCTTGTTTCTAACATCGTTCAATTGGTTGAAGAGCAGGCTCGCTTAACGCCTGATGCAATTGCGTTAAAACATCATGATTCTTTTGTTTCGTATCAAAACTTAATTGAAAAGACAAATGCCTTGGCGGCTAACCTTATCCAACATAATGCGCAAGAACTTGTAATTGGTTTAAGCACCACCCGAAACATTCAGAGCATTATAGCCTTACTTGCCATATTAAAAGCAGGCAAAGCTTATCTGCCCTTAAATCCAAGCCAACCCACCTTAAGAAATACTGATATTATTAACGAAGCAGCTATTTTAAGCGTTATCGCTTCCGGTAGTGATTGTGATGTCTTTCGAGCATTAGGTTTAAAGGTAATTGATGGTGGTGCGCAAAGGCAAGCACCAACAGCGTTAAAATATCCAACGCCGTCATTAGCTTATGTGATGTATACTTCCGGATCAACCGGTAGGCCTAAGGGGGTGGCCGTAGCGCATCAGGCAGCTATCAATCTGCAGTTATGGATGCAAAGTAATCTTCAGATCATTGTGGGTGCAAAAACCCTGCAGTATACACCGCTTACCTTTGATGTATCTTTTCAGGAAATATTTTCGACTTTAACAACCGGCGGCACGTTGGTGCTTGTAGATGATGATATAAGGCTTGATCCTCGTCAATTGCTGGCTTTCCTGAACCAGGAAGCCATAAACCGGCTTTTCCTTCCTTTTGTAGCTCTGCACTATTTGACGGATGCTGCCGGCAAAGTCAATCTGTTTCCAGAAAGTCTGCAAGTAGTGGTTACTGCAGGCGAACAGTTAAAGGTAACACCACAGTTGAAACGGTTTTTTAAGGCGCTGCCTAACTGTATATTGCGTAATCAGTACGGGCCCACCGAGGCGCATATCATTGTAACCGACCTCATTTTAAGCGGCACCCCAGACCACTGGCCCGATTTACCCAATATTGGTAAGTCTATTAAAAATGTGACGATGGCCGTTTTAGACGATCATCAAAATTTTTTACCTGATGGGCAATCAGGCGAACTTTATATAGGCGGCGTATGCCTGGCGGAGGGTTACTGGAAACAGGAGGCGCTTACACAGGAAAAATTTATTACACTTCAACATCCTCAAATGGGCGCCATGCGCATGTACCGCACCGGAGACTTAGGCTTATATATGCCGGATGGTAATATTCAGTTTTTAGGACGCGTTGATCATCAGGTTAAAATTCGCGGCAATCGTGTTGAATTGGGCGAAATTGAGTCAGTGCTAAATGGCCTTCCCGAAGTAGAACAGGCAGTGGTGGTGGTCAAAAATAACATAGCAAACCAGCCTTATCTGGCTGCATATGTAGTTGCCGGCCAACAGGGTTTTAACATGAGTGGTTTACGTGAGGCTTTAACGCAGCGCCTGCCTGATTACATGATTCCGGCAACGTTTACAAAACTTGCCGACATGCCGTACAATGCCGCTGGCAAAGTAGATCGTAATGCCTTGCCGGACCCCTTACACACCAGGCCTGATCTTAATGTCGATTACCAGCAGCCTGAAACAGTTACAGAAGGAAACCTCGCCAAAATATGGTGTGATCTATTGCAGTTAGACAAGGTTGGGACTAACGATAATTTTTTTGATTTAGGCGGTAACTCTCTTTTAGCACTCAAATTGGTGGTGGAGATGCAGGACCGGTTCCACTATCAGACACCTGTAACCAAAATTTTCCAATTACTAACAATTAAAAAAATAGCGGCTTCTATAGATGGCAGTTATACACAGACAATTCCTGCTGTTGCAAAAGCGAAAAAACAAGTAGGTGGTGATATAGCTGTAATTGGCATAGCCGGAAGATTTCCGGGGGCCGATGATACCGACCAGCTTTGGGATTTACTTAAAGAAGGAAGAGAAGGCATCCGCTTTTTTGCAGAAAACGAATTGGACGCCAATGTCCCTCAACAAAAACGTAAAAGTCCAGATTACGTCAAAGCACGCGGTGTCATCAATCACGCCGATCAATTTGATGCGGAGTTTTTTAATATTAACCCTAAGCTTGCCGAGTTAATGGATCCGCAACAGCGGGTGTTTTTAGAAATAGCGTGGGAGGTGTTAGAAAGTACCGGGCACTTGCCAGGTATTTACCATGGCAAAACCGGGGTATTTGCCGGAACTGGAAACAATAGCTATTACCGTCGCAACGTATTATCAAATCCACATTTGGTTAGTAACGTTGGTAGTTTTCAGGTAATGGCTGCTAACGAAAAAGATTACATCAGCACACGTACAGCATATGAGTTAAATTTAAATGGCCCGGCGGTAACCGTGTTGGCGGCCTGTTCTACCTCGCTGGTGGCCGTGGCGCAGGCAGTAGAGAGCCTTCGCGCCGGTAAATGCGATGTAGCTATTGCCGGTGGTGTGGCAATTACTTCGCCCATTAATAGCGGTTATTTGTATAAAGATGGTGCTATGCTGAGCAACGATGGGCATTGCCGCCCTTTTGACGCCCATGCCGGCGGCACTACCTTTAGCGATGGCGCAGGGGTGGTGTTGTTGAAACCGAAGGAGGCTGCCGAACGCGATGGCGATTACATTTATGGCATCATTAAGGGCATTGGTTTAAATAACGATGGAGGTAGCAAGGGTAATTTTGCTGCGCCAAGCGCCGAAGGCCAGGCGGGCGCCATTGCCGCCGCTATTACCGATGCTGGCGTTGATCCTGGTGACATTAGTTACGTAGAAGCACATGGTACGGCTACCTACATTGGCGACCCTATGGAGATTGAAGGGCTCAAAATAGCTTTCGGTAAAAGCGAGGCAACAGGCTATTGCGGCTTAGGCTCAATAAAAAGCAATGTGGGCCATTTAACTGCTGCTGCCGGTGTAGCTGGTTTAATAAAAGTAGTGCTGGCTTTTAAGCATCAAAAGTTGCCGCCAACTATCAATTACCACCAGCTGAACCCCAATATATTGTTGGATAACTCGCCATTCTATATTAATAATACGCTTAGTGATTGGTACTCAACTAAGAAGCGCACGGCTGGAGTTAGTTCCTTCGGAGTGGGAGGCACCAATGCGCACGTCATTGTGGAGGAAGCAACTCAACCCAATGCTTCATCAGTAAGTAAAAGGCCTTTGCAACTGATAACTTGGTCTGCAAAAAACGAGGTCAGTTTAGGTGCTTATGCCGAACATTTGAGCATTTGGGCTGGTGAAAATGTAAACGAATCGCTTGCAGATGTAGCCTATACTTTGCAAACCAAGCGTAAGCATTTTAACCAAAGAAGCTTTGCCGTATTGGGTGACACCAGTGCACTGAGCAATCAACTAATTGAAGAGTATAGTCGTAATAAGCAAGGTGTTGACATTAAAAATAAGCAGCTTGCATTTGTTTTTCCGGGGCAGGATGCTAAATACCTACACATGTGCCGCGAGTTGTATGAATATGAGCCGGTATTTAAAAATGCAGTTGATGATTGCGCTAAATTATTTTTAACAGCGCTTGGTGAAGACATACGCAATATCATTTACCCCGCTGGCGGAGATGACAGGCTCAACCAAACCCAGTTTGCGCAGCCAGCGTTATTTACCATGAGTTATGCGATGGCTCAGCTATGGTTGAGCTGGGGCATCATGCCGACTGTAGTAATTGGGCATAGTATTGGCGAATTGGCAGCCGCTTATTTTGCCGGCGTACTTAGCCTTACCGACGCAGTTACGCTGGTGAGCGCCCGCGGCCGGCTAATTGCACAGATGCAAAGCGGTGCAATGCTGGCCGTTCGTGCACATGTTGATCAGCTAAAGCCACTGTTAGTTGATGGGGTAAGTTTGGCTGCGGTTAATGGGCCTAAAAATTGTGTATTGTCTGGCAGCAATGGGGATGTACAGGCTTTCGCTGCTCGACTGGACGCTTTAAGCATACCAGCGGTAATTATGCAGGCGCAGCATGCGTTTCATTCGCAAGCCTTAGCCGAGGCTGCCCAAAAGTTTGAGGAAGTGGTAACACAGGTTACTTTAAACGAGCCGGTGTTGCCGTTAATATCAACAGCCACAGGTAAGCGTTTAACAGCAAAAGAGGCTAAGGATCCTGCATATTGGTCGAGCCAGATAGTGAAGCCTGTTTTATTTGCCGATGCTATTGATACACTAATGGCGGAAGGTATACAGGTGGTGATAGAAACCGGTCCTAATCAAGTATGTTCTTCGTTGATAGCACAACAAGTTAATAACGTGGATGTACTAATTCTGCCATCTTCGCTCCAGCCTCAAAGGCAAGCATCGGCTTATATGCCTTTATTCAATTCATTAGGTAAACTGTGGCAGCATGGTATAGAGCCGGATTGGATCGCATTTTATAAGCACGAAAATCGTCGCAAAATAATTTTACCTACCTACGCTTTTAACCGGCAAAATTGCTGGGTAAATCCGCCAATAGATAGCAACGCGGAACAAAAAATTGATCAGCAACTAACAGGAGTATCGGTAAACGAAACTAAATTAAACAAGGTTATCCCACTGCAACAGCCGGCTGTTGCAGTAAATGATGCAGTTACGGCAGATGTGAAGCAACTGCTGCAAAACGGTGCCGGAGTAAGTATAAGCGATAGCCAGTGCGATACTAACTTTATTGATTTGGGCATCGACTCGTTGATGATGACTCAAATCAGGTTAACATTTCAGAAACATTTTGGTATCAATATTACGTTCAGGCAGTTTAATGCAGAGCTGTATACGTTAAATTTACTGACGGATTATTTGGTGAAAAACTTACCGGCTGACCGTTTGCAGCAATACCAGCCGCAAGTAAATCAGTCTATATCGCCGATCATTCAGGGTGATGATGCACTGTCGCAGATTAGTCGGCAATTGCAAGTACTCACCGAACAGGTGGCGGCGTTACAAAAAGGTGAAGCATATTTAGCACCTGTATTAAACAATACCAGCAAACAGGAAACACCGGCATCTCATAAATTATTGAGTTTAGATGAGCAAGCCGAGATTAAAAAGCCATTTGGTGCTACGGCGCGTATCGAGCGAACTAAAACCGAATTGAACAAAGTTCAGGCAGCCTTTCTACACAACTTTACCAAGGCGTACAACCAAAAAACAGCCGGTAGCAAAGCATATACGCAGCAGCATCGCAAGCATATGGCCGATCCGCGTGTTGTATCAGGTTTTAAACCGCAAACTAAGGAACTGACGTATTCGATCGTTGTCGAAAAATCAGAAGGCAGCCGTTTGTGGGACATTGACGGCAATGAATACATTGACGCACTAAATGGTTTTGGTTCAAATATGTTGGGCTACCAGCCCGAAATAATTAAAAACGCCATTACAGCACAGATACAGCTTGGCTATGAGATTGGTCCGCAACACAAACTGGCCGGCGAAGTAAGCGAATTACTTTGTGAATTTACCGGTTTTGACCGCTCGGCACTTTGCAATACCGGATCGGAGGCAGTACTTGGTGCTATGCGTATTGCGCGTACTGTAACTAACAGGTCTATCATCGTAGCCTTCACAGGCTCTTACCACGGCATTATTGACGAGGTTATTGTACGCGGAGCAAAAAATTTGCGTTCGTATCCGGCGGCGCCTGGCATCATGCCCGAGGCAGTGCAAAACATGTTGATACTCGATTATGGCACCGAACAAAGTTTGGATATCATCCGCTCGCGCGGCCACGAGATAGCGGCGGTGTTGGTAGAGCCAGTACAAAGCAGGCGCCCGGAATTTCAGCCGGTTGAATTTTTAAAGCAATTGCGGAACATTACGAGCCAAGCAGGTACCATATTGGTTTTTGACGAGGTGATAACCGGCTTTCGGATGCATTCCGGCGGTGCACAGGCATTGTTCGGCATTAAAGCTGATTTAGCCACTTACGGTAAGGTGATTGGCGGAGGGCTCTCTATAGGCGCCATTGCCGGTCACGCCCCCTTAATGGATGCGCTTGATGGGGGGTACTGGCAATATGGTGATGACTCCATGCCCGAAGCCGGCGTCACTTACTTTGCCGGGACATTTGTGAGGCACCCGCTGGCACTGGCGGCCGCCAAAGCCTCGTTGCTCTACTTCAAAGCAAAAGGCCCATCGCTGCAGAAAGGTTTAACAAATAGTACTACCTATCTGGCCAACGCCTTAAATGCCGTATGTAAACAGTATAAGTTGCCATTAACGGTAGCATATTTCGGATCTTTATGGAAAATTAAGTTTATTGAGGATGTACCTTATAGCGAGTTATTGTTTCATCTGATGCGTTTTAACGGTATACATATTTATGATGGCTTTCCGTGCTTTTTAACCGAAGCACATAGCCGCAAAGATATAGACCGAATTATTTCTGTTTTTAAAGAGTGTGTTCAAGTATTAATTAATGCTCAAGTATTTAAAACACTATTCCATAGCGAGTTGATGGAAACAGCAGAGCATCCGCCGGTTGAGGGTGCTGTGCTAGGTCGCGACCTGGAAGGAAGACCAGGCTGGTATACAAGCAATAAAGAGCAACCCGGCAAATATCTTCAGGTTATTATTTAGTTGATTGATGGATTTTCAAACCATAGATTATAATCCTTTTTCAGCACATCAACTCCAAAAGGTGGTGCCCTCAACAGAGCAGCAACTGGAGATATGGTCGTCTATATTATTTGGCGGAACTAAGGCCAGCTTAGCTTTTAACGAATCAATGACGTTGCGCTTAATTGGTCTTCTTAATGCAGAAGCATTGCAGCAAGCGTTTGCACAAGTATTGCACCGGCACGAATCGTTGCGCTTGGTATTCGCGCCTGATGGAAAGCAGCTTTGCATTTTTGAAAGCATTGAGTTCGATTTTCTGCATCAAGATATCAGCCATCATGATGCCAGTGCACAAGATGATTTTATCAAGATACATATTCAAAAAGATGTTAGTACACCATTTGATTTAGTGAACGGTCCGCTTTTTCGAATCGCTTTATTCAGTCGCTCAGCTACCCATCACGAAGTTGTGTTTACTATCCACCACATTGTTTGCGACGGTTGGTCGCTGGGGTTAATTAGTAAAGAGCTGAGCGACTTATACCGTGCTATTATTAACAGACAAATTTCCGTTTCACCTGAGCCGGCAGCTTTTAGTGATTATGCCATCCAGCAGATATTGGCGATTAACAACCGGGAACATGCAGGGGCAGAAGAGTTTTGGTTAAATCTGTACAAAGATGGCGTGCCGGTACTCAATTTACCTATCGATTACTCTCGTCCGCAAATCCGCACTTTTAGCAGTCGCCGTGCTGATTTTATGGTTGATGCTGAGGTAATCAATGGTTTGCGATCATTAAGCAAAGCATATAAATGCAGTTTCATTACCGTATTTATAGCCGCTTTTGAAAGTTTTTTATACCGCCTCACCGGACAGGCAGAAATTACATTAGGCTTGCCGGCTGCCGGACAACCGGCTACCGGCCAGCTAAATCTGGTAGGACATTGCGTAAACCTTTTGCCGCTCAGGGCAGTTATTGATGAAAAGCTGCATTTTGCCGAATACCTACAGCAACGGACAGTTGCAATATTAGATGCATTTGATCATCAGCAGGTTACTTTAGGTAGCCTTATTAAAAAGTTGAACATTAAACGTGATCCGTCTCGTGTACCGTTAGTGCCTGTTGCATTAAACGTTGATATGGGTTTCGATGATGGTGTTGAATTTGGTGATCTGAAGCATAGCTTTAGTACGAACGCGCGGGTTGCTGAAAATTTTGAAATTTTTATAAATCTTGCTGATACCCCAGACGGTCTGCAGTTGGAATGGTCTTACAATGCCCAATTGTTTAAGCCTCAAACCATCCGCCAAATGATGATGGGTTTTCAGACTTTGGTAAAACAGGTGTCTGAAAATCCACAATTGTTGTTAAAGCAAATAACTATTTCTGACCCTACAGTAAACAGAAGCAAGCCTGACCCCGATTATATAGTTACACCATACCCTGCGCAACCTCTTCACGATTTAATTGAGCAAACCGCTAACAAATTTCGTGATAAAATAGCCGTTATAGATAATAAAACATCAATTACGTATCAAACGCTAATACAGCGGGCAAATCGTCTGGTGCACGAGCTAGGCAGCCTTGGAATTGGCCTTGGTGACAGGGTAGCCATTTTGCTCGATCGATCTGTTGAGACTGTGGTTGCTTTACTGGCGGTCCTAAAAGCCGGTGCCGCCTATGTTCCACTGGATAGTATTTTTCCGGCCGAGCGGTTGAACTATATGTTGGAAGATTCGGGTGCAAGGTTGTTAATTACACAAACCGGTCTTTTTGAAGCGCTGTCGTTTAGTGGTCAGTATCTTGATATCGAGAAAGTTGACTGGACGAAGAACGTGCTGCCGCCGTCTGTAAAAATTTCTAATTATAGTTTGGCCTACATTATTTATACCTCAGGATCAACGGGTAAACCTAAAGGTGTTGAAGTAGAACATCGCAGCTTAGTTAACTTTTTGTATAGCATGCAACAAGAGCCGGGTATAAGCGTTGCTGATAAATTGCTGGCTGTAACAACTATCTCATTTGATATTGCTGCCCTCGAATTATTTCTGCCGCTTTTAGCGGGGGCACAAGTTGTATTAGCCAGTGTGAGCGCGGCAAAAGACAGTAAAGCTTTGCTGAGCTTGATTACGCAGCACAAGATTACTATCATGCAAGCTACTCCTGCTACCTGGAAAATGATGTTGATTGCAGGATGGGATACAGCACAACCAATTAAGGCCTTGTGCGGCGGAGAAGCTTTAAGCAAATTACTGGCTATGGAACTGCTTGATAAATGCAGCGAACTCTGGAATATGTATGGCCCTACTGAAACAACTGTTTGGTCGGCTGTAAAGCAGGTCCAAAAGCAAGACAGCATTATCACTATTGGCAAAGCCATCAACAATACACAGATCTTTATTCTGGGTGAAAATGGAAACCGAGTTGCAACAGGGCAGGCGGGTGAAATTTGTATCAGTGGTGAGGGGGTAGCTCGCGGTTATCATCAGAGATCCGAGTTAACGTCCAAAAAGTTTGTAACTAATAGAACGCTGAGCCAAACACGCATTTACAGAACCGGTGATTTAGGTAAGGTTGACAATAGCGGAGATTTGATTTGCCTGGGGCGGGTCGACTTTCAGGTTAAAGTGCGTGGATATCGTATTGAGGTTGAAGAAATAGAGTCGCACTTGCTGCAGTTGCCTTTCATTGAGGGTGCTGTTGTTATGGCTGTTGATGACCGCTTGGTTGGATACGCGACGGTAAAAAATCGTTTGGGCGATGATGACCGGTTAGTGGCTTTATGTAAGGAGCATCTTAAAAAATGGTTGCCAGCCTATATGGTGCCGTCTGATATCATCATTATCACCTCATTTCCGCTTACGCCTAATGGTAAAACCGATCGTAATGCGTTGATAAGCAAGAATCCACTGTATAGCGAAGCACATAATGTAACGGCTGAACCTCAAAATTCTACAGAGGATATGCTGGTAACGCTGTGGAATAAATTGCTGCATATAAATACCATAGGCCTTCACGATGATTTTTTTGAAAAGGGTGGTCACTCTCTTTTAGCCGCACAGATGGTTGCAGAGGTTGAAAAAACAACCGGTACACATGTTCCGCTAGCCATGCTCTTTAAATATCCAACTATTAAAGGCTTAGCTTTATACTTAACAAAAAATAAAGCAGAAGAGGTACAGGGCTCGTTAGTAACCATTAAATCAACAGGTAGTAAACCTCCTGTTTTTATTGTACATGGCTACGGGTTAAACGTTCACATGTTTAATTTTTTAGCCCAGGCCATGGATGATGAGCAACCAGTTTACGCACTACAGGCTAAAGGGCTTAACGGCTTAGATGAGCCGGCAGATGACCTAGCTAAACTAGCTGAATATTACGTGAGCGAAATTATAAAGGTGTGGCCGGCCGGCCCTTTAGCTTTAGGCGGCTATTCGTTAGGCGGCAGTATCGCATTAGAGTTGGCTAAACAATTACAGGCAGCCGGCAGAACAATTACGCTGCTGGCGATGATAGATGCTTATGCCGAAGTAACCTTTTTACAAGAAGATAGATACAAGGCGGTTGTCAGTAAACTACTGAGGCAATTGGGAAAGTTAAAATTTGTAGCGCAGTCATTATTACAAGATCCGTTGAAAACCATCCGGTACCAAACAACCATCATTAAAAGTCATTTCCACCGGTGGTTAGGCTTTGGTGAGCATGAACATACCGTGCATTCACCGCTGATTGATGAGATTTACATTAAATTAGATAAAGCACTCCAAAATTATAAACTGACGCCTTACAACGGACGGGTGGCGGTT harbors:
- a CDS encoding amino acid adenylation domain-containing protein, translated to MDFQTIDYNPFSAHQLQKVVPSTEQQLEIWSSILFGGTKASLAFNESMTLRLIGLLNAEALQQAFAQVLHRHESLRLVFAPDGKQLCIFESIEFDFLHQDISHHDASAQDDFIKIHIQKDVSTPFDLVNGPLFRIALFSRSATHHEVVFTIHHIVCDGWSLGLISKELSDLYRAIINRQISVSPEPAAFSDYAIQQILAINNREHAGAEEFWLNLYKDGVPVLNLPIDYSRPQIRTFSSRRADFMVDAEVINGLRSLSKAYKCSFITVFIAAFESFLYRLTGQAEITLGLPAAGQPATGQLNLVGHCVNLLPLRAVIDEKLHFAEYLQQRTVAILDAFDHQQVTLGSLIKKLNIKRDPSRVPLVPVALNVDMGFDDGVEFGDLKHSFSTNARVAENFEIFINLADTPDGLQLEWSYNAQLFKPQTIRQMMMGFQTLVKQVSENPQLLLKQITISDPTVNRSKPDPDYIVTPYPAQPLHDLIEQTANKFRDKIAVIDNKTSITYQTLIQRANRLVHELGSLGIGLGDRVAILLDRSVETVVALLAVLKAGAAYVPLDSIFPAERLNYMLEDSGARLLITQTGLFEALSFSGQYLDIEKVDWTKNVLPPSVKISNYSLAYIIYTSGSTGKPKGVEVEHRSLVNFLYSMQQEPGISVADKLLAVTTISFDIAALELFLPLLAGAQVVLASVSAAKDSKALLSLITQHKITIMQATPATWKMMLIAGWDTAQPIKALCGGEALSKLLAMELLDKCSELWNMYGPTETTVWSAVKQVQKQDSIITIGKAINNTQIFILGENGNRVATGQAGEICISGEGVARGYHQRSELTSKKFVTNRTLSQTRIYRTGDLGKVDNSGDLICLGRVDFQVKVRGYRIEVEEIESHLLQLPFIEGAVVMAVDDRLVGYATVKNRLGDDDRLVALCKEHLKKWLPAYMVPSDIIIITSFPLTPNGKTDRNALISKNPLYSEAHNVTAEPQNSTEDMLVTLWNKLLHINTIGLHDDFFEKGGHSLLAAQMVAEVEKTTGTHVPLAMLFKYPTIKGLALYLTKNKAEEVQGSLVTIKSTGSKPPVFIVHGYGLNVHMFNFLAQAMDDEQPVYALQAKGLNGLDEPADDLAKLAEYYVSEIIKVWPAGPLALGGYSLGGSIALELAKQLQAAGRTITLLAMIDAYAEVTFLQEDRYKAVVSKLLRQLGKLKFVAQSLLQDPLKTIRYQTTIIKSHFHRWLGFGEHEHTVHSPLIDEIYIKLDKALQNYKLTPYNGRVAVFKAKTRAYYVPDSKYLGWKSFAKQGIKVYEIPGDHQTMLTGNNALLLAQGLQAALDNEIN